A single Candidatus Nezhaarchaeales archaeon DNA region contains:
- a CDS encoding adenosylhomocysteinase: MPEGYKVKDVTLAAKGRLQIEWAQRSMPVLMKLKKMFEEDKPLKGIRLGCCLHVTKETAVLMEVLKAGGAEVALCGSNPLSTQDDVAAALVESGIHVYAWRGESAEEYYACINDVLSYEPFITLDDGADLVCTIHEKRADLIKRVKGGTEETTTGVIRLKAMARNGILKYPIIAVNDAHTKYLFDNRYGTGQSTIDGILRATSILLAGKNFVVAGYGWCGKGIALRAKGMGANVIVTEVNPLRALEAVMDGFRVMPMDKAAEVGDIFVTATGNINVIREEHFVKMKDGAILANSGHFNVEICIPDLERLAVSKRTIRPNVEEYALSNGRRLYLLAEGRLVNLAAAEGHPSEVMDMSFANQALSVQYLVKHEKLSPNVYPVPSEVDDLVAKLKLETLNVKIDSLTEEQRRYLGSWQMGT, encoded by the coding sequence ATGCCTGAAGGGTATAAGGTTAAAGACGTAACACTAGCTGCTAAAGGGAGGCTCCAAATAGAATGGGCGCAGCGTAGTATGCCGGTGTTGATGAAGCTTAAGAAGATGTTTGAAGAAGATAAACCACTTAAAGGTATTCGCTTAGGCTGTTGTTTACATGTGACGAAGGAAACAGCAGTCCTTATGGAGGTATTAAAGGCGGGAGGCGCTGAAGTAGCTCTTTGCGGCTCAAATCCGCTTTCAACCCAGGACGACGTCGCGGCAGCCCTAGTAGAAAGCGGAATACATGTATACGCGTGGAGGGGGGAAAGCGCTGAGGAGTACTATGCGTGCATAAATGATGTTTTAAGCTATGAACCTTTCATAACCCTCGACGACGGTGCCGACCTAGTATGTACTATACACGAAAAACGGGCGGACTTAATAAAAAGGGTAAAGGGAGGAACAGAGGAAACTACTACGGGCGTTATTAGGCTTAAAGCCATGGCGAGGAACGGTATATTAAAATACCCGATAATAGCTGTTAACGACGCTCACACTAAATACCTCTTCGACAACCGCTACGGAACAGGACAATCAACCATAGACGGCATCCTTAGGGCCACATCTATTCTTTTAGCTGGTAAAAACTTCGTAGTAGCTGGGTACGGGTGGTGTGGAAAGGGAATAGCTTTAAGGGCTAAGGGGATGGGCGCCAACGTGATCGTAACCGAGGTTAACCCGTTAAGGGCGCTTGAAGCCGTCATGGACGGCTTTAGAGTAATGCCGATGGATAAGGCCGCCGAGGTAGGCGATATATTCGTAACGGCCACGGGAAATATAAACGTGATCCGGGAAGAGCACTTCGTAAAGATGAAGGATGGTGCCATCTTAGCTAATAGTGGGCACTTTAACGTTGAAATCTGTATCCCAGACCTCGAGAGATTAGCTGTTTCTAAAAGAACGATAAGGCCTAACGTTGAGGAATACGCGTTAAGTAACGGCCGTAGGCTATACCTGCTTGCTGAGGGGAGACTAGTTAATTTAGCTGCCGCTGAAGGCCATCCATCAGAGGTTATGGATATGAGCTTCGCCAACCAGGCTCTATCGGTTCAATACTTGGTTAAACACGAAAAGTTATCACCCAACGTTTACCCCGTTCCCAGCGAAGTTGATGATTTAGTAGCTAAACTAAAGCTTGAAACCCTCAATGTGAAAATCGATTCATTAACTGAGGAACAACGTAGGTACTTAGGCTCTTGGCAGATGGGT
- a CDS encoding amidohydrolase, with the protein MPESPYFVVSGGTLITMGPKGVIRDGLLAVEDGIIVDIGRRMELKGKYASYQRIDANGKIVMPGLVNAHTHAAMTLLRGYADDLPLKQWLEKWVWPLERHLTGYEIYVGALLASIESMLSGVTTINTMYHYYPDYNEAKAIFESGLRGAVGHVCFSWRKDFDKQALKALFTEWHGKEGRIRATVDPHAPYTVDPDYLQYLCELAEELEKRYEGVPVALHMHVAETEDEALLVSEAFNVKVESGIIKYLEKLGVLKPRLIAAHCVWLTDEEIEILRRRNVKVVHNPVSNLKLASGVSPIPKLLKAGVTIALGTDGACSNNSLDIFEAIKLTALLHKGVNLDPTLIKAEDAVKMATLNGARALLWEDKLGSLETGKAADFAILNFRKPHLTPLFNELSHLTYAVKSSDVETVAVNGKLILEDGKLKTVDIEKVMDEAEKVKEDLLLKVQAKLAKHSS; encoded by the coding sequence ATGCCTGAAAGTCCGTACTTCGTAGTCAGCGGCGGCACCCTAATAACCATGGGCCCTAAGGGGGTAATACGCGACGGCTTATTAGCTGTTGAGGACGGGATCATAGTCGACATCGGTAGAAGGATGGAACTAAAAGGTAAGTACGCGAGCTACCAAAGGATCGACGCCAACGGTAAAATAGTGATGCCCGGGCTTGTTAACGCTCATACGCATGCCGCTATGACGTTGCTACGCGGCTACGCTGACGACCTACCCTTAAAGCAATGGCTTGAAAAATGGGTATGGCCCTTAGAACGCCATTTAACCGGGTACGAAATATACGTAGGCGCCCTCCTAGCTTCCATTGAATCTATGCTTTCCGGAGTAACTACTATCAACACCATGTACCATTACTACCCAGACTATAATGAGGCTAAGGCTATCTTTGAGTCCGGCTTAAGAGGGGCGGTAGGACACGTATGCTTCTCTTGGCGTAAAGACTTTGATAAGCAAGCACTTAAAGCACTTTTCACCGAATGGCATGGTAAAGAGGGACGTATTAGAGCGACGGTGGATCCTCACGCACCTTATACTGTGGACCCCGACTACCTTCAATATCTATGTGAACTAGCCGAAGAGCTTGAGAAGCGGTACGAAGGAGTACCGGTGGCGTTACACATGCACGTAGCTGAAACCGAAGATGAAGCCTTGCTGGTTAGTGAGGCTTTCAACGTTAAGGTGGAGAGTGGAATTATCAAATATCTTGAAAAACTCGGAGTACTGAAGCCGAGGCTAATTGCCGCCCATTGCGTTTGGCTCACCGACGAAGAAATCGAGATTTTAAGAAGGCGCAACGTGAAGGTAGTCCATAACCCGGTGAGCAACCTTAAGCTGGCTTCAGGTGTAAGCCCTATACCTAAGTTACTTAAGGCAGGGGTTACCATAGCCTTGGGGACTGATGGCGCATGTTCAAATAACTCCCTAGACATATTCGAAGCCATAAAGCTTACCGCCCTCCTCCATAAGGGGGTTAACTTGGACCCTACACTAATTAAGGCTGAAGACGCAGTAAAAATGGCTACCTTAAATGGGGCGCGCGCCCTTCTATGGGAGGATAAGCTGGGAAGTCTTGAAACCGGAAAAGCAGCGGATTTTGCCATCTTAAACTTTAGGAAACCACATCTAACCCCGCTCTTTAACGAGCTAAGCCACTTAACGTACGCCGTTAAGTCGTCTGATGTTGAAACGGTAGCGGTTAACGGTAAGCTAATCTTGGAGGACGGTAAGCTAAAAACCGTGGACATCGAAAAGGTCATGGATGAAGCGGAGAAAGTAAAGGAGGACCTACTCCTAAAAGTTCAAGCTAAGCTCGCTAAACACTCGTCGTAA
- a CDS encoding phosphotransferase has translation IECHEGLKEFGYGVPYLVKYEVNGERKGVVLETMKPDHFGHEEFSDRAQALLWAHSAFNKLPKHVRSVDVGAFTVSGTLKSLGDCKELFILVEKVEGEEYWKDLERIKREKVVKEVDVERCRALANYIAEIHSIKMNAPELYIRRIRELIGHGECIMGLIDNYPLNLDFTSEEELMRIELKSVKWRWKLKGKTHRLSVVHGDFHPWNVLFKGNDFTLLDRSRGEYGEPADDVAAMTINYLFFSLQASGRLEGAFETLYYKFLNSYLTRTRDEELFSVIQPFYAWRGLVIASPMWYPKLPYDVRRKIFNFILNVLDEECFDPKRVNSYIKY, from the coding sequence ATTGAATGCCATGAGGGCTTAAAGGAATTTGGCTACGGCGTACCCTATCTAGTGAAGTATGAAGTAAACGGTGAACGTAAAGGCGTTGTGCTGGAAACCATGAAGCCTGACCACTTCGGGCATGAAGAATTTTCCGATAGGGCGCAAGCATTACTTTGGGCGCATTCAGCCTTTAACAAGCTTCCGAAACACGTCCGCAGCGTGGATGTAGGCGCCTTTACGGTGAGTGGAACTTTAAAATCGCTTGGAGATTGTAAGGAGTTATTTATCTTAGTTGAAAAGGTTGAAGGAGAGGAGTACTGGAAGGACCTTGAAAGGATTAAACGGGAAAAGGTAGTAAAGGAGGTCGATGTTGAAAGGTGCCGTGCTTTAGCCAACTACATAGCTGAAATCCACAGTATAAAGATGAATGCGCCAGAACTTTATATTAGGAGGATACGTGAGCTTATAGGCCACGGTGAATGCATCATGGGGTTAATCGACAATTACCCCCTAAATCTCGATTTTACGAGCGAAGAGGAGTTAATGCGAATAGAGTTAAAAAGCGTTAAATGGCGGTGGAAGCTTAAAGGTAAAACTCATCGGCTATCCGTAGTTCACGGCGACTTCCACCCTTGGAACGTCCTCTTTAAGGGTAACGACTTCACCCTTCTGGACAGAAGTCGAGGCGAGTATGGTGAGCCGGCTGATGACGTAGCGGCTATGACCATAAATTACCTATTCTTCTCGCTTCAAGCTAGCGGGAGATTAGAAGGCGCTTTTGAAACCCTTTACTACAAGTTCCTTAATAGCTACTTAACCCGGACTCGCGATGAGGAGCTATTTAGTGTAATACAACCCTTCTATGCTTGGAGGGGACTGGTAATAGCTAGCCCCATGTGGTATCCAAAACTGCCGTACGATGTTAGAAGGAAAATTTTCAACTTCATATTAAACGTACTTGATGAAGAGTGTTTCGATCCCAAAAGGGTTAATAGCTACATCAAGTATTAA